From a single Bacillus gobiensis genomic region:
- a CDS encoding ABC transporter substrate-binding protein has protein sequence MKWLTIFLLSFLFLFITGCNSHPTVSSEKVTKIEFFSNKSENITILKQLIEKFEKENPEIKVQLIAPPDADTVIRTRVAKESLPDVMSLGTFRDIAKAGVLRNLADEEVTKKIEPTYLDILATENNLKKNEIIGLPYSVNANGLVYNKDKLKQLGFGDPPKTWDEFISMLDTAKEKGEVPIQFTLKDSWTALPILNSLAGNLQSENFAEEKNEKQTSFGEQYGVIADRMLQLLEYGQDDIFGRNYADGSVAFAKGEGVFYLQGNWAVPEILKNNPDANIGMTAFPSSDKESENKLVTGIDTTLLMSKHAEHPEEAMKFINFLFEPENVKAYIENQNMFATSGNVFQENKYLEGLQPYFEDNRVTGFPDHAYPLGLGPENLVQEFLITKNKDRFLKKLDQEWDKINERSRF, from the coding sequence ATGAAATGGTTAACTATTTTTTTGCTAAGTTTCTTGTTTTTATTCATCACAGGCTGCAATAGTCATCCTACAGTTTCATCAGAAAAAGTCACAAAAATCGAATTTTTTTCTAACAAAAGTGAAAACATAACCATCCTTAAACAGCTCATTGAAAAATTCGAGAAGGAAAACCCAGAGATAAAAGTTCAGCTAATTGCCCCGCCTGATGCGGATACCGTTATTCGCACACGAGTGGCCAAAGAAAGCCTTCCGGATGTTATGTCTCTCGGCACTTTCAGGGATATTGCCAAAGCAGGCGTATTAAGAAACCTGGCCGATGAAGAAGTCACCAAAAAGATTGAGCCTACTTATCTAGACATTCTCGCCACAGAAAATAATTTAAAGAAAAACGAAATAATCGGCCTTCCCTATAGCGTAAACGCCAACGGTCTCGTTTATAACAAAGACAAATTAAAACAGCTGGGCTTCGGTGACCCGCCAAAAACGTGGGATGAATTTATATCAATGCTTGATACAGCCAAAGAAAAGGGAGAGGTTCCCATTCAGTTTACATTAAAAGACAGCTGGACCGCTCTCCCTATTTTAAATTCTCTTGCTGGCAATTTGCAGAGCGAAAATTTTGCAGAAGAAAAAAACGAGAAGCAAACATCTTTTGGGGAACAATACGGCGTTATTGCTGACAGAATGCTTCAGCTTCTCGAATATGGCCAGGACGACATCTTTGGAAGAAACTATGCCGACGGAAGCGTCGCCTTTGCAAAAGGAGAAGGTGTTTTTTACCTGCAAGGCAACTGGGCCGTTCCAGAAATTTTGAAAAACAATCCTGATGCGAACATTGGAATGACAGCGTTTCCTTCATCCGATAAAGAAAGTGAGAACAAACTGGTGACAGGTATTGATACGACATTGCTTATGTCAAAGCATGCCGAGCATCCCGAAGAAGCGATGAAATTTATCAATTTTCTTTTCGAACCGGAAAATGTAAAAGCATATATTGAAAACCAGAACATGTTTGCAACATCCGGCAATGTTTTTCAGGAAAACAAATACCTAGAAGGGTTACAACCTTATTTCGAAGACAACCGGGTTACTGGATTTCCCGATCATGCATATCCCCTTGGATTAGGACCGGAAAACCTTGTGCAGGAATTTCTGATTACGAAAAACAAAGATAGGTTTCTAAAAAAATTGGATCAAGAATGGGATAAGATCAATGAGAGAAGCCGGTTTTAA
- a CDS encoding LacI family DNA-binding transcriptional regulator, translating into MKPTIKDVAQKANVSIATVSRILNNEKGYGEETRKKVLSVIRELGYQPNAVARGLINKKTQSIGVVFPYVSNMYSGEVLSGIEEAAYKSDFSVVICNTDGQQERTLRNLKMLAEKQVDCIIFVSEMVSEETAKFLLNTSIPVLLISTKSEMYPLPYIKTDDQFAAFSAVNYLIQSGHRDIAMLAGPISDPIAGSTRIKGYTQALTSAGFPVKEENIIKVNGFSFEDGLEGYEILKNVKSQCTAVFAASDEIALGVISAAYQNHVSIPEELSIIGYDNLKLAEMAVPPLTTVAQPLKEMGKMAVEMLCDHIQSGKELNSIIMPHKIVERQSVKRY; encoded by the coding sequence GTGAAACCAACGATCAAAGATGTTGCCCAAAAAGCCAATGTCTCTATAGCAACAGTGTCAAGAATATTAAATAACGAAAAGGGTTATGGTGAAGAAACGCGCAAAAAAGTCCTGTCCGTTATTCGGGAACTCGGGTATCAACCGAATGCCGTTGCCAGGGGACTGATTAACAAGAAAACACAGTCCATTGGAGTTGTGTTTCCTTATGTGTCGAATATGTATTCTGGTGAAGTGTTGTCAGGTATTGAAGAAGCTGCTTATAAGTCAGACTTTAGTGTCGTTATTTGTAATACAGACGGCCAGCAGGAGCGCACGCTGCGAAATTTAAAGATGCTTGCCGAAAAACAAGTCGACTGTATTATTTTCGTTAGTGAAATGGTCAGCGAGGAGACGGCGAAATTTCTTTTAAACACGAGCATCCCTGTGCTTTTGATTTCAACGAAGTCAGAAATGTATCCATTGCCTTATATTAAAACGGATGATCAATTTGCAGCTTTTTCAGCAGTAAATTATCTCATTCAGAGCGGCCACCGGGATATCGCGATGCTTGCGGGACCGATATCTGATCCGATTGCCGGCAGTACAAGAATAAAAGGGTACACACAAGCTTTAACTTCAGCAGGATTCCCGGTTAAAGAGGAAAATATTATTAAAGTGAATGGTTTTAGTTTTGAAGATGGACTAGAAGGGTATGAAATCTTAAAGAATGTGAAGAGCCAGTGTACAGCGGTTTTTGCCGCCAGCGATGAGATAGCGCTTGGCGTTATTTCGGCCGCTTACCAGAATCATGTCAGCATACCTGAAGAGCTTTCAATCATCGGCTATGATAATTTAAAGCTCGCAGAAATGGCAGTACCGCCTTTAACGACAGTTGCCCAGCCGCTGAAAGAAATGGGGAAAATGGCTGTAGAGATGCTGTGTGATCATATTCAATCCGGAAAAGAATTAAACAGCATCATAATGCCTCATAAAATCGTTGAAAGACAATCGGTTAAACGATATTAA
- a CDS encoding glycoside hydrolase family 13 protein: MEQQWWKEAVVYQIYPRSFKDSNGDGIGDIQGIISKLDYLKLLGIDVIWLSPVYDSPNDDNGYDIRNYTEIMQEFGSMEDIDELIAEAHRKGIKIVMDLVVNHTSDEHEWFLESKSSKDNPKRDFYIWREGNGDEAPNNWESMFRGSAWEYNEPTEDYYLHLFSKKQPDLNWENPALRQEVYKMMTWWAEKGIDGFRMDVINFISKHPDLPDGEKSHGKEFGNGAPFFMNGPKIHDYLQEMNKEVLSRYDLMTVGEMPGVDVEEARKYTDSSRNEVNMVFQFEHMGVGDGVEEGKWSNNAWELNELKEILSRWQNGLETTGWNSLYWNNHDQPRVVSRFGNDGQYRVESAKMLATLLHMMKGTPYIYQGEELGMTNSEFTSVHDFNDIESINSYYDLKNRAKWDEEKIMNALKARSRDNARTPVQWDQTEHAGFTTGNPWLEVNPNYNDINAEKCLADKNSVFYYYQKLIQLRKTYPIIVHGKYELIFKEHPQLFAYERHYEGKKLVVLCSFSPEKIDFDYPSLDKADGKELLISNYSQENQPEALRPYEARVYLI; this comes from the coding sequence ATGGAACAGCAATGGTGGAAAGAAGCGGTCGTTTATCAAATTTACCCGAGGAGCTTTAAAGACAGCAACGGAGACGGAATTGGAGACATTCAAGGCATTATTTCTAAGCTGGATTATCTAAAACTTCTTGGAATTGACGTAATATGGCTATCTCCGGTCTATGATTCACCTAATGACGATAATGGGTATGACATTCGCAATTATACAGAAATCATGCAGGAGTTCGGGTCAATGGAGGATATAGACGAGTTAATCGCTGAGGCTCATCGAAAAGGTATTAAAATTGTGATGGATCTTGTCGTTAATCATACGTCTGATGAGCATGAGTGGTTTTTAGAATCGAAATCATCAAAGGATAATCCGAAAAGAGATTTCTATATTTGGAGAGAAGGAAACGGAGATGAGGCCCCTAATAACTGGGAGTCGATGTTTAGAGGCTCGGCTTGGGAATATAATGAACCAACAGAAGATTATTATTTACATTTATTTTCAAAAAAACAGCCGGATTTAAATTGGGAAAACCCTGCTCTGCGCCAGGAAGTATATAAAATGATGACATGGTGGGCGGAGAAAGGCATCGACGGATTTCGAATGGATGTCATCAATTTTATTTCCAAACACCCAGACCTGCCGGATGGAGAGAAATCTCACGGAAAAGAATTCGGAAACGGTGCACCTTTCTTTATGAACGGTCCGAAGATACATGACTACCTTCAGGAAATGAACAAGGAAGTTCTCAGCCGTTACGATCTGATGACTGTCGGGGAAATGCCGGGTGTCGACGTGGAAGAGGCCCGGAAATACACGGATAGCAGCCGGAACGAAGTCAACATGGTGTTCCAATTTGAGCACATGGGTGTCGGAGATGGAGTAGAAGAAGGAAAATGGAGTAATAATGCATGGGAGCTGAATGAATTAAAGGAAATATTGTCCAGGTGGCAAAATGGCTTGGAAACAACAGGATGGAATAGCCTGTACTGGAATAACCACGATCAGCCAAGGGTTGTTTCCCGCTTTGGAAACGATGGCCAGTATCGGGTGGAGTCAGCTAAAATGCTCGCGACCCTGCTTCATATGATGAAAGGCACACCGTATATTTATCAAGGTGAAGAGCTGGGAATGACCAACAGTGAGTTTACATCCGTACATGATTTTAATGATATTGAATCGATAAACTCCTACTATGATTTAAAAAACCGTGCCAAGTGGGATGAAGAGAAAATCATGAATGCTCTAAAGGCCAGAAGCCGGGATAACGCCCGTACGCCTGTTCAGTGGGATCAAACGGAGCATGCAGGGTTTACCACCGGAAATCCATGGCTGGAAGTGAATCCGAATTACAATGACATTAATGCGGAAAAATGTTTAGCCGATAAAAATTCTGTCTTTTATTATTATCAGAAGCTCATCCAGCTCAGAAAAACATATCCGATCATCGTGCATGGCAAATACGAGCTTATTTTTAAAGAACATCCACAGCTTTTTGCTTATGAGAGGCATTACGAAGGCAAGAAATTAGTGGTATTATGCAGTTTTTCTCCTGAAAAGATCGATTTTGACTATCCGTCTCTCGATAAAGCAGACGGTAAGGAATTGTTGATTAGCAATTATTCGCAGGAGAATCAACCGGAAGCCCTGCGGCCGTATGAAGCGCGTGTGTATTTAATTTAA
- a CDS encoding SurA N-terminal domain-containing protein, producing MKKLIFPLFIGLLAFALTACSSNAEGDKPKENKNENTAQADQQDQQKQQQDQQKQMEEMQKKMEQQKIEDSKTVAIVNDKELLGSDYNAVLASSQSQLQQMGQDPTSEEAAKQIKEQTINSLVGQTLLIQDADKKGYKASDDEVNKQLEESKKQYKSEKEFNDAVKQAGLDADKLKAQFAESITFQKYVDKEIKVDEATDKEIQQYYDQISQQGNSTGQKPPKLEEIKPKIKEQLEQQKKQEKLVTKVEELKKQSKVDIKI from the coding sequence ATGAAAAAATTGATATTTCCATTATTTATAGGATTGTTGGCTTTTGCACTAACTGCATGCTCATCCAATGCTGAAGGTGATAAACCAAAAGAGAATAAAAATGAAAATACTGCTCAAGCGGATCAGCAGGATCAGCAAAAGCAACAGCAGGATCAGCAAAAGCAAATGGAAGAAATGCAAAAGAAAATGGAGCAGCAAAAAATTGAAGATAGCAAAACCGTTGCTATTGTAAATGACAAGGAGCTTTTGGGCAGTGACTACAATGCTGTACTAGCTTCATCACAATCCCAGCTTCAACAAATGGGACAAGATCCAACGTCCGAAGAAGCGGCAAAGCAAATAAAAGAACAAACTATCAACAGCTTGGTGGGACAAACGCTTCTAATTCAAGATGCGGATAAAAAAGGCTATAAAGCATCTGATGATGAAGTAAACAAACAACTAGAAGAAAGCAAGAAACAATACAAAAGTGAGAAAGAATTTAACGATGCTGTAAAACAAGCAGGTTTAGATGCTGACAAGCTTAAAGCTCAATTTGCTGAAAGCATTACATTCCAAAAGTATGTTGATAAAGAAATAAAAGTAGATGAAGCAACTGACAAAGAAATTCAACAATACTATGATCAAATTTCCCAGCAAGGAAACAGCACAGGTCAAAAGCCTCCAAAACTAGAGGAAATAAAACCTAAAATCAAAGAACAGCTTGAGCAGCAAAAGAAACAAGAAAAGCTTGTAACAAAGGTTGAAGAGCTTAAGAAACAGTCAAAAGTCGATATTAAAATATAA
- a CDS encoding VanW family protein: MRLAWIAGLLLMVHQMNTPDNLTISHQGQTVAIVNRADLTTPLFGVPIIDENKYNQFIETLNQKIYHEPVNAVLNDHGGIVPGEAGYKLYRKKFREEFTSYLYANGSKELDVPLLPINPKVDSELLSHIRIQKIGQYVTYFNKNNKNRTHNIILAVDAINNSVVFPGEKFSFNQVVGKRTESKGYMRAPVIVKGEMAEDIGGGICQVSSTLFNAIDSAGVQITQRYSHSKKVPYVPPGRDATVSWYGPDFSFKNIYNQPILIRAKTIGGMVVIGIYSSDVINYKPRKISSQN; encoded by the coding sequence ATGCGGCTAGCATGGATTGCCGGGCTTTTATTAATGGTTCACCAAATGAATACTCCTGACAATTTAACAATAAGCCATCAAGGGCAGACGGTAGCCATTGTTAATCGAGCCGATTTGACAACACCGCTGTTTGGGGTGCCGATCATTGATGAGAATAAATACAATCAGTTTATTGAAACACTTAACCAAAAAATTTATCACGAGCCTGTAAATGCAGTATTGAATGACCATGGGGGAATAGTGCCAGGCGAAGCAGGCTATAAGCTTTATCGAAAAAAATTCAGAGAAGAGTTTACTTCCTATCTGTACGCAAACGGATCAAAAGAATTAGATGTTCCGTTGCTTCCGATAAATCCAAAAGTAGACAGTGAATTGCTTTCTCATATACGGATTCAAAAAATTGGCCAATACGTGACGTACTTCAATAAGAATAACAAAAACCGTACTCACAATATTATTCTTGCTGTCGATGCAATAAATAATTCTGTTGTTTTCCCTGGAGAAAAGTTCTCCTTTAATCAAGTGGTTGGCAAGCGAACAGAAAGCAAAGGATACATGAGGGCGCCTGTCATCGTAAAAGGTGAAATGGCAGAAGATATCGGCGGTGGGATTTGCCAAGTGTCTTCAACCTTATTCAATGCCATTGACAGCGCGGGCGTTCAAATTACCCAACGCTATTCCCACAGCAAGAAGGTTCCCTATGTTCCGCCTGGCCGTGACGCAACCGTAAGCTGGTATGGTCCCGATTTTTCATTTAAAAACATTTATAACCAACCGATTCTAATACGTGCCAAAACAATTGGAGGAATGGTTGTGATCGGAATTTATTCCTCAGATGTAATCAACTATAAGCCCCGAAAGATCTCAAGTCAGAATTAA
- a CDS encoding DoxX family membrane protein, whose product MKSKITMILRIVFGLMLLASGSIVVFNLVPPMEYPDPVANNFLMALENTGYILFIVGLLKLLVGLSLVINRFVPLALVIFMPITVNMILFHAFLDITTILPSLIIGFLNVFLLFSNIESYRPLFKPKNNYLRARD is encoded by the coding sequence ATGAAAAGTAAAATCACAATGATTTTACGTATTGTATTTGGACTTATGCTTTTAGCTTCTGGTTCGATTGTTGTATTCAACTTGGTGCCTCCGATGGAATATCCTGATCCTGTGGCGAATAATTTTTTGATGGCTCTTGAAAACACTGGATATATTCTGTTCATCGTCGGTTTATTGAAGCTTCTTGTTGGTTTATCGTTAGTCATCAATCGCTTTGTTCCTCTAGCGCTTGTTATCTTCATGCCTATTACAGTAAATATGATTTTGTTTCACGCATTTCTGGACATTACCACCATTCTTCCTTCACTGATCATTGGTTTTCTAAATGTTTTCCTTCTTTTTTCAAACATAGAGAGCTATCGTCCGCTTTTCAAACCAAAAAATAATTATTTGCGAGCGAGAGATTAA
- a CDS encoding NUDIX hydrolase gives MFIINVEGAICKENKWLVIERSSKEAHAGGLLSLVGGTVDQEGDSNDLLERTLKREMYEEVGITVKNLMYVRNTSFVIDNDREVIDIVFLCEIDEGKPFAKSPDEVESVFWMTAEEIFHHEKAPIWLKESIQEADAIREKTFQ, from the coding sequence ATGTTTATCATAAACGTAGAAGGAGCAATATGTAAAGAAAACAAATGGCTGGTCATTGAACGCAGCTCTAAGGAAGCACACGCCGGCGGCCTTCTTTCTCTTGTTGGCGGTACAGTAGATCAGGAAGGAGATTCCAATGATCTATTAGAAAGAACGTTGAAAAGGGAAATGTATGAAGAGGTAGGTATCACAGTGAAAAATCTAATGTATGTTAGAAACACTTCGTTTGTAATTGATAACGACCGAGAGGTGATCGATATCGTGTTTTTGTGTGAAATTGATGAAGGGAAGCCTTTTGCGAAAAGTCCGGATGAAGTAGAATCTGTCTTTTGGATGACTGCTGAAGAAATTTTTCATCATGAAAAGGCGCCAATCTGGTTAAAAGAGAGTATTCAAGAGGCCGATGCTATTCGGGAGAAAACGTTTCAATGA
- a CDS encoding phosphotransferase family protein, whose product MKKASGHMLPDRVLKWVIQSVGPDASIQSIQELHGGMSSLVHRISVGADHSEKEFVLRLFTNADWLRAEPDLALHEAESLRVASRTGVQTPHIIAFDETGIECGVPAVLMTKLEGTVELRPESMTRWVNELADALVKIHSIEADDFPWTYFTYHDIASLEIPGWSSVPDLWKSAIEILKGPRPESKECFIHRDYHPTNVLWSENTVSGVVDWVNSCKGPAGIDVGHCRVNLAMLFGIQTADLFLSAYQNSAGLYYK is encoded by the coding sequence ATGAAGAAAGCTTCTGGACATATGCTGCCGGATCGTGTGTTAAAATGGGTCATCCAATCTGTTGGCCCTGATGCTTCCATACAATCGATTCAAGAACTTCATGGCGGGATGTCGTCTCTGGTTCACAGGATTTCTGTAGGAGCCGATCATTCAGAAAAAGAATTTGTCTTGCGTCTGTTCACCAATGCTGACTGGCTGCGTGCTGAACCAGACTTAGCGCTTCATGAAGCAGAAAGTCTTCGGGTGGCGTCTCGGACTGGTGTGCAGACGCCCCACATCATCGCATTTGATGAAACGGGAATTGAATGCGGCGTGCCGGCCGTATTGATGACGAAGCTGGAAGGGACGGTAGAATTAAGGCCGGAGAGTATGACCCGATGGGTAAATGAGCTGGCAGATGCATTGGTAAAGATTCATTCGATCGAAGCTGATGACTTTCCTTGGACATACTTTACCTATCACGATATCGCTTCTCTGGAGATTCCAGGCTGGTCGAGTGTCCCGGATTTATGGAAGAGCGCGATTGAAATACTAAAGGGGCCACGTCCCGAGTCGAAAGAGTGTTTCATCCATCGGGATTACCATCCTACCAATGTATTGTGGTCAGAGAATACAGTGAGCGGCGTTGTCGATTGGGTCAATTCTTGTAAAGGTCCGGCAGGTATTGACGTTGGCCATTGCAGAGTGAACCTGGCTATGTTATTCGGAATCCAAACCGCTGATTTATTTTTATCAGCTTATCAAAATTCCGCGGGGCTGTATTATAAGTAA
- a CDS encoding AbrB/MazE/SpoVT family DNA-binding domain-containing protein, translating into MKATGVTRKVDDLGRIVLPKELRRTLGIQIKDPIEIFVEKDKIILKKYSPVKACLITGEVSENNMEFGDGNIVLSPEGARILIDEIRNKAKENWV; encoded by the coding sequence ATGAAAGCTACAGGTGTGACAAGAAAAGTTGATGATTTAGGAAGAATTGTACTTCCTAAGGAGCTGCGTCGTACGCTAGGGATTCAAATTAAAGATCCGATCGAGATTTTTGTTGAAAAAGATAAGATTATTCTAAAGAAATACAGTCCTGTAAAAGCTTGTTTGATAACAGGAGAGGTAAGCGAAAATAACATGGAATTTGGCGATGGAAACATTGTATTAAGTCCGGAAGGTGCACGGATTCTGATCGATGAGATACGTAATAAAGCGAAAGAGAATTGGGTATAA
- a CDS encoding topoisomerase DNA-binding C4 zinc finger domain-containing protein: protein MLRQSKNGQFIGCSNYPTCKYTENVANV from the coding sequence GTGCTCAGGCAGTCGAAAAATGGCCAATTTATTGGTTGTTCCAACTATCCAACATGTAAATACACCGAAAATGTTGCAAATGTTTAA
- a CDS encoding peptidoglycan-binding domain-containing protein translates to MKKVLVGTVALLSLAGVSGQVSAAETSTVGAKSSLQAQAETQVAAVSSQKGVAKSETRPSLSIGSNSSYVDDLQQILKDLKYDTSVDGIFGPKTQAVVKQFQADHNLSQDGIVGPLTWAALDQNKVERQQFTVDDAIAIGQKKLGKNIVFGGDGRLVKDNKKQSYYQLKAANKDWIDEGGSGTIGWFHIYKDGRVVEE, encoded by the coding sequence ATGAAAAAGGTATTAGTTGGTACAGTCGCATTGTTATCATTAGCAGGGGTTTCTGGACAAGTTTCAGCAGCAGAAACTAGCACTGTGGGGGCTAAAAGTTCCCTTCAAGCACAAGCTGAAACACAGGTAGCAGCTGTCTCCTCTCAAAAAGGGGTAGCAAAATCAGAAACACGTCCCTCTTTGAGCATAGGTTCCAACTCTAGTTATGTGGATGATCTGCAGCAAATCCTTAAAGATTTGAAATATGATACAAGTGTGGATGGTATTTTTGGTCCTAAAACTCAAGCGGTGGTAAAACAGTTTCAAGCTGATCATAATCTATCTCAAGATGGTATTGTTGGTCCATTAACGTGGGCAGCGTTAGACCAAAATAAAGTAGAAAGACAACAATTTACCGTGGATGATGCGATTGCAATAGGTCAAAAAAAGCTAGGTAAAAACATTGTATTCGGTGGTGACGGTAGATTAGTAAAAGATAATAAAAAACAATCCTATTATCAACTCAAAGCGGCGAATAAGGACTGGATAGATGAAGGTGGTTCAGGCACAATTGGCTGGTTCCATATCTATAAGGACGGTCGCGTAGTAGAAGAATAA
- the iolA gene encoding methylmalonate-semialdehyde dehydrogenase, translating to MKNYINGEWVESNATHYEDVYNPATKEVIAQVPLSPKEDLDYAVEAAKTAFEKWKKVAVPRRARILFNYQQLLTKHKEELAQLITIENGKNLTEALGEVQRGIENVEFAAGAPSLMMGDSLASIATDVEAANYRYPVGVVGGIAPFNFPMMVPCWMFPMAIALGNTFILKPSERTPLLTEKLVELFTEAGLPKGVFNVVYGAHDVVNGILDHPEVKAISFVGSKPVGEYVFKRGSENLKRVQALTGAKNHTIVLNDADLDETITNIIGAAFGSAGERCMACAVVTVEEGIADKFIARLTEAAKNIKMGNGLDDGVFLGPVIREENKKRTLQYIETGIEEGASMLCDGRANISDEGFFVGPTIFDNVKTDMTLWKEEIFAPLLSIIRVKNLKEAVDTANQSEFANGACIFTSNASAIRYFRENIDAGMLGVNLGVPAPMAFFPFSGWKSSFFGTLHANGKDSVDFYTRKKVVTARYKSPSFE from the coding sequence ATGAAAAATTATATTAATGGTGAATGGGTTGAGAGCAATGCGACGCATTATGAGGATGTCTATAATCCGGCAACGAAAGAAGTGATTGCACAAGTTCCACTCTCGCCGAAAGAAGACCTGGATTATGCAGTAGAAGCTGCAAAGACAGCGTTCGAAAAATGGAAAAAGGTAGCCGTTCCACGACGTGCAAGAATTCTCTTTAATTATCAGCAGCTATTAACCAAACATAAAGAAGAATTGGCTCAGTTAATTACGATTGAGAATGGAAAAAATTTAACGGAGGCATTAGGCGAGGTTCAGCGTGGCATTGAAAATGTCGAATTTGCTGCAGGCGCTCCGTCCTTGATGATGGGAGATTCACTAGCTTCTATTGCGACAGATGTAGAAGCAGCAAATTACCGTTATCCAGTCGGAGTTGTCGGTGGAATTGCACCCTTTAATTTTCCGATGATGGTGCCTTGCTGGATGTTCCCGATGGCAATCGCGCTTGGTAACACGTTTATTTTAAAACCATCTGAAAGAACACCATTATTGACAGAAAAATTGGTCGAATTATTTACAGAAGCAGGCCTTCCAAAAGGCGTTTTTAATGTCGTTTACGGTGCGCATGATGTCGTAAATGGAATATTGGATCATCCGGAAGTGAAAGCAATCTCATTTGTAGGCTCCAAACCCGTCGGAGAGTACGTATTCAAACGGGGCAGCGAAAATTTAAAACGAGTTCAAGCATTAACAGGGGCCAAAAACCACACGATTGTTTTAAATGATGCCGATTTAGATGAAACGATCACGAATATAATTGGTGCTGCTTTCGGATCGGCAGGTGAGCGTTGTATGGCATGTGCTGTTGTAACTGTAGAGGAAGGGATTGCTGATAAATTTATCGCAAGACTAACAGAAGCAGCGAAAAATATTAAGATGGGTAATGGCCTTGATGATGGCGTATTTTTAGGGCCGGTTATTCGCGAAGAAAATAAAAAACGCACTTTACAATATATCGAAACAGGGATTGAAGAAGGAGCCTCCATGCTTTGTGATGGCCGTGCAAATATCTCAGATGAAGGATTCTTTGTCGGTCCAACGATCTTCGACAATGTAAAAACGGATATGACGCTTTGGAAAGAGGAAATCTTTGCACCGCTCTTATCAATCATTCGTGTGAAAAATTTGAAGGAAGCTGTTGATACTGCAAATCAATCTGAATTTGCTAATGGGGCATGTATTTTTACATCAAATGCTTCTGCCATTCGGTATTTCCGTGAAAATATAGATGCGGGTATGTTAGGCGTGAATTTAGGAGTCCCTGCTCCAATGGCGTTTTTCCCATTCTCCGGCTGGAAATCTTCATTTTTTGGAACGTTGCATGCGAATGGCAAAGATAGTGTTGATTTCTATACACGGAAGAAAGTCGTGACTGCACGCTATAAATCCCCGTCATTTGAATAA
- the iolB gene encoding 5-deoxy-glucuronate isomerase — protein MSNLLRKPITKEINPGVTICHEVTTENSSLKYVDFKIVDLVPGATYSEELGKTECCIVAVTGKINVTDKEKTFENLGTRESVFEKIPTDSVYVSNDRGFEVEAVTQARVALCYSPSEKQLPTKLIRAADNGVENRGDGQNKRLVHNILPDSDPSANSLLVVEVITESGNWSSYPPHKHDRDNLPEESFLEESYYHEMNPKQGFVFQRVYTDDRSLDETMTVENGDVVIVPEGYHPVGVPAGYTSYYLNVMAGPTRTWKFHNDPDHEWILASN, from the coding sequence ATGAGTAACTTGCTGCGAAAACCGATAACGAAAGAAATCAATCCAGGTGTTACTATCTGCCATGAGGTGACCACAGAAAATTCTTCTTTAAAATATGTCGACTTTAAAATTGTCGATTTGGTTCCCGGTGCAACGTATTCAGAAGAACTGGGGAAGACGGAATGCTGCATCGTGGCAGTAACAGGGAAAATCAACGTAACTGATAAAGAAAAAACGTTTGAAAATTTAGGAACGAGAGAAAGTGTTTTTGAAAAAATACCGACGGACAGTGTGTATGTGTCAAACGATCGCGGCTTCGAAGTGGAAGCGGTGACACAGGCGCGAGTTGCCTTATGCTACTCACCATCCGAGAAGCAATTGCCTACCAAACTGATTCGAGCTGCTGATAATGGAGTTGAAAACAGAGGAGATGGCCAAAACAAACGGTTAGTTCACAACATTTTGCCAGATTCAGATCCATCTGCGAACAGTTTGCTTGTCGTAGAAGTCATTACAGAAAGCGGAAACTGGTCCAGCTATCCGCCGCATAAGCATGATCGGGATAACCTGCCGGAGGAGTCATTTTTAGAAGAATCCTATTATCACGAAATGAATCCAAAGCAAGGATTTGTATTCCAGCGAGTATATACAGATGATCGATCGTTGGATGAAACGATGACAGTTGAGAACGGTGATGTCGTGATCGTGCCGGAAGGCTATCACCCGGTCGGCGTACCTGCAGGTTATACTTCCTATTATTTAAATGTAATGGCCGGACCGACGCGGACGTGGAAGTTTCACAATGATCCAGATCATGAATGGATACTGGCAAGCAACTAA